The Erigeron canadensis isolate Cc75 chromosome 4, C_canadensis_v1, whole genome shotgun sequence genome window below encodes:
- the LOC122596962 gene encoding protein ALP1-like, producing MDGTTNSNDVQHRRYVNREREVGDQILLNDWFVDEPKYDDAYFRKKFRMEKTIFLKIVDDIQANFPYFQEGFDARRRRSFGTTQKVCLAVRQLATGNQPDEYDEYLHMAARTGRGSLDHFCDAIIKLYGREYLRRPTQHDVARIFEAQEKHHYMPGMLGSVDCTHVEWLNCPRHLRGQYTRGDHGVPTIMLEITATQDTWIWHAYFGAAGSNNDINVLNQSDLYLTERNGTTPNTSFVVNGREYKRGFYLTDDIYSKYSTFVKAYPYPTDPKEKRFKKLQEAARKDVECAFGILKGKWKILRRPLRPMIKDKIAQYVYATCILHNMIIKGDGRAISPDSHNGPAGPTGVRR from the coding sequence ATGGACGGCACGACAAACTCTAACGACGTTCAACACCGTAGATACGTCAATCGAGAACGTGAAGTCGGTGATCAAATACTACTAAATGATTGGTTTGTTGACGAACCAAAATACGACGATGCTTACTTTCGAAAAAAGTTTCGTATGGAGAAaaccatatttttaaaaatcgtcGACGACATCCAAGCAAATTTTCCATATTTTCAAGAGGGGTTCGATGCGCGTAGGAGAAGAAGCTTCGGGACGACCCAAAAAGTGTGCTTGGCGGTACGTCAACTCGCTACGGGCAATCAGCCCGACGAGTACGATGAGTACTTGCATATGGCCGCTCGAACCGGGCGCGGGTCTCTTGACCATTTTTGTGACGCCATCATTAAGTTGTATGGTCGAGAGTACTTACGTAGGCCTACTCAACACGACGTTGCTCGCATTTTCGAGGCACAGGAAAAACACCATTACATGCCGGGGATGCTTGGTAGCGTCGATTGTACACACGTCGAGTGGTTAAATTGTCCTAGACACTTGAGAGGACAATATACGAGAGGCGACCATGGCGTTCCCACTATTATGCTTGAGATCACCGCTACTCAAGATacgtggatttggcatgcttattTTGGTGCTgccggttcaaacaacgacataAACGTGTTGAACCAATCTGACTTGTATCTCACGGAGCGAAATGGCACGACCCCGAATACTTCATTTGTCGTTAATGGTCGAGAGTACAAACGCGGTTTCTATCTAACCGACGACATCTACAGCAAGTACTCGACGTTTGTAAAAGCATACCCGTATCCTACTGATCCGAAGGAGAAAAGATTCAAGAAGCTACAAGAGGCGGCGAGGAAAGACGTGGAGTGTGCATTTGGGATTTTAAAAGGGAAATGGAAAATTCTTAGGCGTCCTCTTCGACCCATGATCAAAGACAAGATTGCACAGTATGTTTACGCGACTTGTATtttacacaacatgatcataaaAGGCGATGGCAGAGCAATCTCACCGGATTCACATAATGGACCAGCCGGTCCAACCGGTGTTCGACGATAG